In a genomic window of [Empedobacter] haloabium:
- a CDS encoding ATP-binding protein → MRRVFAWLRALLQPSLTRRLLLAQMVLLALLWLVSAALIIFEGVNEHSMLKENGVFDAVLTVAQNMDDRPERRAVALAAIDRAISEDSGAEDSRIVPAIVLTRAGQEIYRSPTAPRGVRNTRLDVVEAVVVDGVRWRARTRQSPDGTISMMFIAPGDWMNVALTVNSRGFYLMPILVSIPFLILPAWLSIRLALRPWNKVAQEVASRGPQDLAPLTFRPRHRELRAMVDSIDALMRRVDEASRRERAFIADAAHELRTPLAALRINVEALRTHADDPGQRQLLAGIVSASARAARLVGQLLNLMRSEATGGDATRDEMAALELDELLQERMAALSCLADAGGVDLDLAAAQAVRIRGRREGLTSLLDNLLDNAIKYSPAGATVAVRLTAEQGMARLTVADAGPGIPAAWRERVFDRFFRAPDQAHSGSGLGLAIAHAVVAQHGGSIALGDAEDGGLLVTVSLPLA, encoded by the coding sequence ATGAGGCGCGTGTTCGCCTGGCTGCGCGCACTGCTGCAGCCCAGCCTGACGCGCCGGCTGCTGCTGGCGCAGATGGTGCTGCTGGCGCTGCTGTGGCTGGTCAGCGCCGCGCTGATCATCTTCGAAGGCGTCAACGAGCATTCGATGCTGAAGGAGAACGGCGTGTTCGATGCCGTGCTGACGGTCGCGCAGAACATGGACGACCGGCCCGAGCGCCGCGCGGTCGCGCTGGCCGCGATCGACCGGGCGATCAGCGAGGATTCGGGGGCGGAAGATTCGCGCATCGTGCCGGCCATCGTGCTGACCCGCGCGGGCCAGGAGATCTATCGCTCGCCGACGGCGCCGCGCGGCGTGCGCAATACCCGGCTGGACGTGGTCGAGGCGGTCGTGGTGGACGGCGTGCGCTGGCGCGCGCGCACGCGCCAGTCGCCCGACGGGACGATCAGCATGATGTTCATCGCCCCCGGCGACTGGATGAACGTGGCACTGACGGTCAATTCGCGCGGCTTCTACCTGATGCCCATCCTCGTCAGCATTCCGTTCCTGATCCTGCCGGCCTGGCTGTCGATCCGCCTGGCGCTGCGGCCCTGGAACAAGGTGGCACAGGAAGTGGCCTCGCGCGGGCCGCAGGACCTGGCGCCGCTGACGTTCCGGCCGCGCCACCGCGAGCTGCGTGCGATGGTCGACAGCATCGACGCGCTGATGCGCCGCGTCGACGAGGCGAGCCGGCGCGAGCGCGCCTTCATCGCCGATGCGGCGCACGAGCTGCGCACGCCGCTGGCCGCGCTGCGCATCAACGTCGAGGCGCTGCGGACGCATGCCGACGATCCGGGCCAGCGCCAGCTGCTGGCGGGGATTGTCAGCGCCAGCGCGCGCGCGGCGCGGCTGGTCGGCCAGTTGCTGAACCTGATGCGCAGCGAGGCGACGGGCGGCGACGCGACGCGCGACGAGATGGCGGCGCTGGAGCTGGACGAACTGCTGCAGGAGCGCATGGCGGCGCTGTCCTGCCTGGCCGATGCCGGCGGCGTGGACCTGGACCTGGCGGCGGCCCAGGCGGTGCGCATCCGCGGCCGGCGCGAAGGGCTGACCTCCCTGCTGGACAATCTGCTCGACAATGCGATCAAGTACAGTCCCGCAGGTGCCACCGTGGCGGTAAGATTGACGGCGGAGCAGGGCATGGCGCGGCTGACGGTGGCGGACGCCGGACCGGGCATCCCGGCGGCGTGGCGCGAGCGCGTGTTCGACCGCTTCTTCCGCGCGCCCGACCAGGCGCACAGCGGCAGCGGGCTGGGACTGGCGATCGCCCATGCGGTGGTCGCGCAGCATGGCGGGTCGATCGCGCTGGGGGATGCCGAAGACGGTGGCTTGCTGGTTACCGTGTCCTTGCCGCTGGCTTAG
- a CDS encoding response regulator has translation MKILLIEDDMDLGNGVRIALADQGLDVVWVRHLNDAGTWLEGDKCDLVLLDLGLPDGDGLTLLTRLRRERSELPVLILSARDSLPDRLRGLDSGADDYLVKPFELAELLSRVRALARRSYGFDGGTLELRGVSLHVATRRVSVGGRPVELTASEFVLLKTLMMRADRVVTRRHLEEQALPGAQANASNALDVHMANLRRKIGDGYVRTVRGVGYVIDQVGPSAGQAS, from the coding sequence ATGAAAATCCTGCTGATCGAAGACGATATGGACCTGGGCAACGGCGTGCGCATCGCGCTGGCCGACCAGGGCCTGGACGTGGTGTGGGTACGCCACCTGAATGACGCCGGCACCTGGCTGGAAGGCGACAAGTGCGACCTCGTGCTGCTCGATCTGGGCCTGCCGGACGGCGATGGCCTGACCTTGCTGACGCGGCTGCGGCGCGAGCGCAGCGAGCTGCCGGTGCTGATCCTCAGTGCGCGCGACTCCTTGCCGGACCGGTTGCGCGGGCTGGATTCGGGTGCCGACGACTACCTGGTGAAACCGTTCGAGCTGGCCGAACTGCTGTCGCGCGTGCGTGCGCTGGCCCGGCGCAGCTATGGCTTCGACGGCGGCACGCTGGAGCTGCGGGGCGTCAGCCTGCACGTGGCGACGCGGCGCGTGAGCGTCGGCGGCCGTCCCGTCGAGCTGACCGCCAGCGAGTTCGTGCTGTTGAAGACGCTGATGATGCGGGCCGACCGCGTCGTCACGCGCCGCCATCTGGAAGAACAGGCGCTGCCGGGCGCGCAGGCCAACGCCAGCAATGCGCTGGACGTCCACATGGCGAACCTGCGCCGCAAGATCGGCGACGGCTACGTGCGCACCGTGCGCGGCGTCGGCTATGTGATCGACCAGGTGGGTCCATCAGCTGGCCAGGCGTCATGA
- a CDS encoding MipA/OmpV family protein — protein sequence MNNKFRLIALAGLLAASAAHADDDVNVLTLAGGIAGGPRYSGADERVIGPALAIDYQMANGFYASTMRGIGYGRQLGPFDVGAALGYRGERSERDRAGLGGARGSTALHGMGTVKGSATAVLHAGYAVLDGLELTMAADLPISHRENGRTLAIGVTGTLFAQGADHVTLALAANLADSAYVRTYYGVTAAQATRTGYTPFTPKAGLYEMELGMTWQHRFNERWSVTTMAGLSVLTRDAARSPLARRDTAPTGAVFLGYRF from the coding sequence ATGAACAACAAATTTCGCCTGATCGCCCTCGCCGGCCTGCTCGCCGCGAGCGCCGCCCATGCCGACGACGATGTCAACGTGCTGACCCTGGCCGGCGGCATCGCCGGCGGACCGCGCTATTCGGGCGCGGACGAGCGGGTGATCGGCCCGGCCCTTGCCATCGACTACCAGATGGCCAACGGCTTCTACGCCAGCACCATGCGCGGCATCGGCTACGGCCGCCAGCTGGGGCCCTTCGACGTCGGCGCCGCGCTGGGCTACCGGGGCGAGCGCAGCGAACGCGATCGGGCCGGCCTGGGTGGCGCGCGCGGCAGCACGGCGCTGCACGGCATGGGCACGGTCAAGGGCAGCGCCACCGCCGTGCTGCATGCCGGCTATGCAGTGCTGGACGGGCTGGAGCTGACCATGGCGGCGGACCTGCCCATCAGCCATCGCGAAAACGGGCGCACGCTCGCCATCGGCGTGACCGGCACGCTGTTCGCGCAAGGCGCCGATCACGTGACGCTTGCGCTGGCGGCCAACCTGGCCGACAGCGCCTACGTGCGCACCTACTACGGCGTAACGGCGGCCCAGGCGACGCGCACCGGCTATACGCCGTTCACGCCGAAAGCTGGCTTGTACGAGATGGAACTTGGCATGACCTGGCAGCATCGCTTCAACGAACGGTGGTCGGTGACGACAATGGCGGGCCTGTCCGTGCTGACGCGCGACGCCGCCAGGAGTCCGCTGGCACGCAGGGATACGGCGCCCACCGGCGCGGTCTTCCTGGGATATCGCTTCTAA
- a CDS encoding sialidase family protein has product MNLPFLRGAARLLALSATAAVTGCTTMATDPAKTGPVAGQVPVILSITSNTGQVRGTDLIHLARFDTPGAATAAAGSQSYTLRRVAAGIGRDTAAFVGNLPPGEYELTQFLDLGTHKSLRLGDSQRAALGRFTVAGSAAVDLGRVIITPLNEKVLVGHSTSLPSNRALLPRLPADYARLFAGTAGQAWSVAPEAALPVERYALNRPVGADCVTELADGRVVAASRLGALLVRATDGRWSALRGPSLESLLCVSPVALPDADLLAVGEYGTLLRHAPNGDKLIPVDTGNLPPGDLVRIEGSAGAGWYVAHRDGSALTIFRSDRLEAGDWQVVARESLAFSFWHGGVGFWMWPTKDGFGYSTSAGPLRFLDFATRQWRERALPDNRRLIDIRHSPTGLLSVLTSPGGGMGGIFAKVHTSLDGGEHWTAIESPFKVVISPVTQLANGTMLMYGGAMTQAELQSSTDNGKTWSRLADYQHGQVFHALKSGLLVDADLGQFGIFDLRSSGDGGRHWKIEYTTFDRAFYEQQKARDGKK; this is encoded by the coding sequence ATGAACCTCCCATTCTTGCGTGGCGCCGCGCGCCTGCTGGCGTTGTCTGCCACCGCCGCCGTCACGGGCTGCACGACCATGGCCACCGACCCCGCCAAGACCGGACCGGTGGCCGGACAAGTGCCCGTCATCCTCAGCATCACCAGCAACACCGGCCAGGTGCGCGGCACCGACCTCATCCACCTCGCTCGCTTCGACACGCCGGGAGCGGCGACCGCCGCTGCCGGCTCGCAGAGCTACACATTGCGCCGCGTTGCCGCCGGCATCGGGCGCGACACCGCGGCCTTCGTGGGCAACCTGCCGCCGGGCGAATACGAGCTGACGCAATTTCTCGACCTTGGGACGCACAAGTCGCTGAGGCTGGGCGACAGCCAGCGCGCCGCGCTGGGCCGCTTTACCGTGGCCGGGTCCGCCGCCGTCGATCTGGGCCGCGTGATCATCACGCCGCTGAACGAAAAAGTGCTGGTCGGGCACAGCACCTCGCTGCCATCGAACCGCGCACTGCTGCCACGCCTGCCGGCCGACTATGCGCGCCTGTTCGCCGGCACCGCCGGCCAGGCCTGGAGCGTGGCACCCGAGGCCGCGCTGCCGGTCGAACGTTATGCACTGAACCGCCCCGTGGGCGCCGACTGCGTGACCGAACTGGCGGATGGCCGCGTGGTGGCGGCGAGCCGGCTGGGCGCGCTGCTCGTGCGCGCGACGGACGGGCGCTGGAGCGCACTGCGCGGACCATCGCTCGAATCGCTGCTGTGCGTCTCGCCCGTCGCGCTGCCCGACGCCGACCTGCTCGCCGTCGGCGAATACGGCACGCTGCTGCGGCATGCGCCGAACGGCGACAAGCTGATTCCCGTCGATACGGGCAACCTGCCGCCTGGCGACCTGGTACGCATCGAAGGCAGCGCCGGCGCCGGCTGGTACGTGGCCCATCGGGACGGCAGCGCGCTGACGATCTTCCGCTCCGACCGGCTCGAGGCGGGTGACTGGCAGGTAGTCGCACGCGAGAGTCTCGCCTTCAGCTTCTGGCATGGCGGTGTCGGCTTCTGGATGTGGCCGACCAAGGACGGTTTCGGCTACTCGACGTCGGCCGGCCCGCTGCGTTTCCTCGACTTCGCCACGCGCCAGTGGCGCGAGCGGGCCCTGCCCGACAACCGGCGCCTGATCGACATCCGGCACAGCCCCACCGGGCTGCTGAGCGTGCTGACGTCGCCCGGCGGCGGCATGGGCGGCATCTTCGCCAAGGTGCACACGTCCCTGGACGGCGGCGAGCACTGGACGGCCATCGAAAGTCCGTTCAAGGTCGTCATTTCGCCCGTCACCCAGCTGGCGAACGGCACGATGCTGATGTATGGCGGCGCCATGACGCAGGCCGAGCTGCAGTCCAGCACCGACAACGGCAAGACCTGGTCGCGCCTGGCCGACTACCAGCACGGGCAGGTCTTCCATGCCCTGAAATCCGGGCTGCTGGTGGATGCCGACCTGGGTCAGTTCGGCATCTTCGATCTGCGTTCCTCCGGCGACGGCGGACGGCATTGGAAGATCGAATACACGACGTTCGATCGCGCCTTCTACGAACAGCAGAAGGCCAGGGACGGCAAGAAGTAG